From Bacillus basilensis, a single genomic window includes:
- a CDS encoding ABC transporter ATP-binding protein codes for MTHLLETKNLSVSFGEHHVIKDVNVTVQKGKLISIIGPNGAGKTTLFNLLSGQISPTKGEVYFKGQEITKLSISDRTRLGIGRSFQLTNIFPELTVLENVRLSVQSFVQDYYSFFPSLAKFKQQVGEARRFLKTVLLQEKEHVLAKDLAHGEKRKLELAMLLALKTDVLLLDEPTAGISVEEVPAILQVIENIKKHPESTIVLIEHKMDMVLGLSDHLIVLFHGELLAEGLPEEIMKDERVQSAYLGGLYSGTITSE; via the coding sequence GTGACACATTTGCTTGAAACGAAAAATCTTAGCGTATCTTTTGGTGAGCATCATGTTATTAAGGATGTGAATGTAACAGTACAAAAAGGAAAGCTCATTTCCATTATTGGACCAAATGGTGCAGGAAAGACAACGCTATTTAATTTACTAAGTGGACAAATTTCTCCAACAAAGGGTGAAGTATATTTTAAAGGACAAGAGATTACAAAGTTATCAATTTCAGATCGAACGCGATTAGGAATTGGTCGTTCTTTTCAACTTACAAATATATTCCCAGAGTTAACGGTACTTGAAAATGTTCGTTTAAGTGTTCAATCATTCGTGCAAGATTACTATAGTTTTTTTCCGAGTTTGGCAAAATTTAAGCAACAAGTTGGAGAGGCGAGACGTTTCTTAAAAACAGTATTACTTCAGGAGAAAGAACATGTATTAGCGAAAGATTTAGCGCATGGAGAAAAACGAAAGTTAGAGCTTGCGATGTTATTAGCTTTGAAAACGGATGTGTTACTACTTGATGAGCCGACGGCAGGTATATCAGTTGAAGAGGTACCGGCTATTTTACAAGTAATTGAAAATATTAAGAAACATCCAGAGAGTACAATTGTACTGATTGAACATAAAATGGATATGGTACTAGGTTTGTCAGACCATCTTATCGTTTTATTTCATGGAGAGTTATTGGCTGAAGGTTTGCCCGAAGAGATTATGAAAGATGAGCGTGTACAAAGTGCTTATTTAGGGGGATTATATAGTGGCACTATTACAAGTGAATAA
- a CDS encoding branched-chain amino acid ABC transporter permease: MLICLSVFPFVNDSRSLLILFTQIFIFAIFAMSFDVLLGYTGIVSFGHCMFFGIGAYGVALLFDRQGVSITNFLIGIVAAIIISAIVSYIIGLLSLRLKSHFYAMLTLAISQLFFVLAEKWRGLTHGGDGFTFGVPDLFRDRFTFYYVTLICLIVIFILLRLFTKSSIGKVLKAISQNEQRVEALGYKVLHYKIIASIVAGVVAAISGGLFVITLRFVNTTVFSIEMTLNALLMTMIGGVGTLIGAIAGAGIIESLKYYLSELATEYPIFERWTIILGLLYIIVLLAFPKGLVGTVKRLKNMKRSKKEKSAEVEQNV; encoded by the coding sequence ATGCTCATTTGTTTAAGTGTATTTCCATTCGTAAATGATTCACGGAGCTTGTTAATTTTGTTCACTCAAATCTTCATCTTTGCTATTTTTGCAATGAGTTTTGATGTATTGCTTGGATATACAGGAATTGTATCGTTCGGCCATTGTATGTTCTTTGGTATAGGAGCATATGGAGTAGCACTTTTATTTGATCGGCAAGGAGTATCCATAACGAACTTTTTAATAGGGATAGTAGCTGCAATTATCATTTCAGCAATTGTTAGTTATATAATCGGTTTGCTTTCTTTACGGCTGAAAAGTCATTTTTATGCAATGTTAACACTTGCTATTTCACAGTTGTTTTTCGTACTTGCTGAAAAATGGCGTGGGCTCACTCACGGAGGGGATGGTTTTACATTTGGTGTACCAGACTTATTCCGTGATCGTTTTACGTTTTATTATGTAACACTTATATGTTTAATTGTCATTTTTATTCTGTTACGTCTTTTCACAAAATCTTCTATTGGAAAAGTATTAAAGGCAATTTCGCAAAATGAGCAACGTGTTGAAGCATTAGGATATAAAGTTCTTCATTATAAAATTATTGCTAGTATTGTTGCAGGAGTAGTAGCTGCAATTAGCGGTGGTTTATTTGTTATTACACTGCGCTTTGTTAATACAACTGTATTTTCAATTGAAATGACATTAAATGCATTATTGATGACAATGATTGGAGGCGTTGGAACGTTAATAGGAGCAATTGCTGGGGCTGGAATTATTGAATCACTGAAATATTATTTATCAGAACTAGCTACAGAGTATCCGATTTTTGAACGATGGACGATTATTCTTGGTTTATTGTACATTATCGTATTGCTAGCTTTTCCGAAAGGATTAGTTGGTACGGTTAAGAGGTTGAAGAATATGAAACGGAGTAAGAAGGAGAAAAGTGCAGAAGTGGAGCAAAACGTGTGA
- a CDS encoding MaoC family dehydratase, with protein sequence MTMYSTGQQASCSKTITETDFVLFAGLSGDFNPIHIDHEYAKQTRFNQRIAHGLLTSSLLSQLLGIHLPGKGSVYMEQTIKFTAPVFIGDTITATATVQEFIIEKRVLKLLTECHNQKGDLVLTGVATMMVPKEGGVV encoded by the coding sequence ATGACGATGTATAGCACGGGTCAACAGGCGTCATGTAGTAAAACAATAACAGAAACGGATTTTGTATTATTTGCAGGTTTAAGTGGGGATTTTAATCCAATTCATATTGATCATGAGTATGCGAAGCAAACTAGATTTAATCAAAGAATAGCACATGGTTTACTAACTTCTAGTCTATTATCGCAATTGCTTGGTATTCATTTACCTGGAAAAGGATCCGTTTATATGGAGCAAACTATTAAATTTACAGCGCCAGTTTTTATAGGAGATACAATTACAGCAACGGCTACAGTACAAGAATTTATAATAGAAAAGAGAGTTTTGAAATTGTTAACGGAGTGTCATAACCAAAAAGGAGATTTAGTATTAACAGGTGTAGCTACTATGATGGTGCCAAAAGAAGGAGGAGTAGTCTAA
- a CDS encoding LysR family transcriptional regulator, translated as MEINDLIIFKTVASEGSISKAAKELGYVQPNVTERIKKLEQELETPLLHRDNKGVSLLPSGDILLDYTNQILTLVEEVKDKIKTSGSSYIIATSQSILTNYLSKRIKENFRNYQIYVENSSHLQKLLQQQKVDMVITYEDYPNTAFKKGFSTSISIGLLKAKEKCTIDFSKELFFVSNDKKCPFRNKTIQFLKENNLSQHQLQQLDSYSLIEDFINDGNGIAFLPIRNDKLEPIEDVPVEKLAVHFFTNQNSLKQIPDELFD; from the coding sequence ATGGAAATAAATGATCTTATTATATTCAAAACTGTAGCTAGCGAAGGTTCTATTAGTAAAGCTGCTAAAGAGTTGGGATATGTTCAACCGAACGTAACTGAGCGAATCAAAAAATTAGAACAAGAGTTAGAAACACCTTTACTACATAGAGATAACAAAGGCGTTTCCTTATTACCTTCTGGTGACATTTTATTAGACTACACGAATCAAATATTAACTCTAGTAGAAGAAGTGAAAGATAAAATTAAAACGAGTGGTTCTTCTTATATAATCGCGACGTCACAATCTATTTTGACTAATTATTTAAGTAAGCGCATTAAAGAAAATTTCAGGAATTATCAAATATATGTAGAAAATAGTAGTCATTTGCAAAAATTACTGCAGCAACAAAAAGTTGATATGGTCATTACTTATGAGGATTACCCGAACACAGCGTTTAAAAAAGGATTTTCCACTTCAATTTCTATAGGCTTATTAAAAGCGAAAGAAAAGTGTACCATTGACTTTTCAAAGGAACTCTTCTTCGTTAGCAATGACAAAAAGTGCCCTTTTAGAAATAAGACTATACAATTTCTAAAAGAAAATAATCTATCTCAGCATCAACTTCAACAATTAGATTCTTATTCACTCATTGAAGATTTTATAAACGATGGCAACGGAATAGCCTTTTTACCGATTAGAAATGATAAATTGGAACCAATTGAAGATGTTCCAGTTGAGAAATTAGCTGTTCATTTCTTTACGAATCAAAACTCTTTAAAACAAATCCCTGATGAACTATTTGATTAA
- a CDS encoding 6-bladed beta-propeller, which produces MFASLGSASAVKYVKSWGSELDTFKLLRTPVAMARDAKGFLYVVDMGNNRILKIDKNGEVVDAIGTLGEGPGQFNMPFGIAVDKEGNILVADTANYRIQKFNEEFQFIKSWGRKGKGSEQFSFPREIAVDSDNNYYITDEYNHRIQKYSPDGQFIQTIGSYGKANGKMALPQGIAINKQDEVYIADTYNNRIQVFDKKGEFQRVIGTGIAGLGPYQFYHPRGINFDSTSGSLYVADTYNNRIMKFTNKDQFLYTVGNFPQFVYPNQVLPDGKGNIYITDTGNNRVLLYNEVGLTAVMKKTIGNERNGNTQYAGPYDVERDTNGNVFVSDSFNHRILKYDISGKIVGKWGSLFGIGGPLGFGSLPGQFFVPRQIATDRYNNVYVSDSVNHRIQKFTNSGIVLASYGSFGVLPGFFQFPSGIAIDSKGNIFIADAENHRIQKFNPFFVYMKEWGRKGSGEAEFFQPMQLAIDSKDNVYVVDRINNRIQKFDNEGKFITKWGTNHGAGNLDPLENWREGPGDLFLPIGIEIDINNTVYVTDTSNNRVNIYNENGDFLEFFGSFNGMSGQFFSPQGIDVDSQGNIIITDGLLQRIQFFKKAN; this is translated from the coding sequence ATATTTGCTTCTTTAGGAAGTGCCTCTGCTGTAAAATATGTGAAATCATGGGGGAGTGAGCTAGATACTTTTAAGTTATTAAGGACACCAGTGGCGATGGCAAGGGATGCAAAAGGATTTTTGTATGTTGTTGATATGGGGAATAATAGAATTTTGAAAATAGATAAGAATGGAGAAGTTGTTGATGCTATAGGAACTTTAGGTGAAGGTCCGGGACAGTTTAATATGCCATTTGGTATTGCTGTTGATAAAGAAGGTAATATTTTAGTTGCGGATACAGCGAATTATCGTATTCAAAAATTTAATGAGGAGTTTCAATTTATTAAAAGTTGGGGTAGGAAAGGTAAAGGAAGTGAGCAGTTCTCGTTTCCTAGGGAAATTGCAGTAGATAGCGATAACAATTACTATATTACGGATGAATACAATCATCGTATTCAAAAATATAGCCCAGATGGGCAGTTTATTCAAACAATAGGGAGTTATGGAAAGGCGAATGGAAAAATGGCTTTACCACAAGGAATCGCGATAAATAAACAAGACGAGGTCTATATTGCAGACACATATAACAATCGTATTCAAGTGTTTGATAAAAAAGGAGAGTTTCAGCGAGTAATCGGAACAGGAATTGCAGGATTAGGTCCATATCAATTCTACCATCCAAGAGGAATAAATTTTGACTCAACATCTGGATCGCTATATGTAGCAGATACATATAACAATCGGATAATGAAATTTACAAATAAAGATCAATTTTTATATACAGTAGGTAACTTTCCACAGTTTGTTTATCCTAATCAAGTTCTTCCGGATGGTAAAGGGAATATCTATATAACGGATACGGGAAATAATCGTGTGCTTTTATATAATGAGGTAGGCCTAACAGCGGTAATGAAGAAAACCATAGGTAATGAAAGGAATGGAAATACACAATATGCAGGACCTTATGATGTTGAAAGAGACACGAATGGAAATGTTTTTGTATCTGATTCCTTTAATCATCGAATATTGAAATATGATATATCTGGGAAGATTGTTGGGAAGTGGGGAAGTTTATTTGGTATTGGTGGGCCACTTGGGTTTGGAAGTCTTCCAGGGCAATTTTTTGTTCCAAGACAAATTGCAACGGATCGTTACAATAATGTGTATGTATCTGATTCTGTAAATCATCGCATCCAAAAATTCACTAATTCAGGAATAGTGCTTGCTTCATATGGCTCATTTGGAGTATTACCAGGTTTTTTTCAATTTCCATCTGGAATAGCAATTGATAGTAAAGGAAACATATTTATAGCTGATGCAGAAAATCATCGTATTCAAAAATTCAATCCATTCTTTGTATATATGAAAGAATGGGGGAGAAAGGGAAGTGGAGAGGCAGAGTTTTTTCAACCTATGCAATTAGCAATTGATTCAAAAGATAATGTTTATGTTGTTGATCGGATTAATAATAGGATTCAAAAATTTGATAATGAGGGTAAATTTATTACAAAATGGGGTACAAATCATGGGGCTGGAAACTTAGATCCACTAGAAAATTGGAGAGAGGGTCCAGGAGATCTTTTTTTGCCAATAGGGATTGAAATCGATATAAATAATACGGTTTATGTCACAGATACTTCTAATAATCGTGTGAATATTTATAATGAAAATGGGGATTTTTTAGAGTTTTTTGGAAGTTTTAATGGTATGTCAGGACAGTTTTTCTCACCACAAGGAATAGATGTAGATAGCCAAGGAAATATAATTATTACAGATGGTTTACTCCAAAGAATTCAATTTTTTAAGAAAGCTAATTAA
- a CDS encoding substrate-binding domain-containing protein, with product MSMKKRKWLRMVATGCVLGSLLITAACSGKKTSTEDEKTIKVGVLASLTGPLESYGKQTVNGFELGLDYATGGTGKVEGKKIKFVVEDTETKAEVAVKKATKLLEEEKVDFLVGSSSSSDTLAVLPLAEEYEKIMVVEPAVADSITGKNWNKYVFRTGRSSSQDAIAGAAAIAKKDVKIATFAPDNAFGREGIAAFKAGAKKLGANIVNEQYADTNSTDFTANIQNIISSKPDYLFIVWAGANSPWKQLKDMNVEAQGIKISTGAPDIPALKTMDALVGMQGFSVYYHTLPKNKVNDWLVEEHKKRFNGAVPDLFTAGGMSAAISIVEALKKTKGDTDVDTLIKKMEGMEFDTPKGKMKFREKDHQAMQTLYSITLKKQDGVDYPVPVLERELTMKETEPPVQNK from the coding sequence ATGTCGATGAAAAAACGTAAATGGCTAAGAATGGTGGCTACTGGTTGTGTTTTAGGTTCGTTATTAATAACGGCAGCTTGTTCAGGAAAGAAAACAAGTACAGAGGATGAAAAGACGATTAAGGTAGGGGTTCTTGCTTCGTTAACAGGTCCATTAGAATCATATGGAAAACAAACAGTGAACGGATTTGAATTAGGGTTAGACTATGCCACGGGCGGCACTGGGAAAGTGGAAGGGAAGAAGATTAAGTTTGTTGTAGAAGATACGGAAACGAAAGCAGAGGTAGCGGTTAAAAAAGCTACGAAGTTATTAGAAGAAGAGAAAGTCGATTTTTTAGTCGGATCGTCTAGCTCAAGTGATACATTAGCAGTTTTACCATTAGCTGAAGAATATGAAAAAATAATGGTCGTAGAACCGGCAGTTGCTGATAGTATTACCGGAAAGAATTGGAATAAGTATGTTTTTAGAACAGGAAGAAGCTCTTCGCAAGATGCGATTGCAGGAGCAGCTGCAATTGCAAAAAAAGATGTAAAGATTGCGACGTTTGCCCCGGATAATGCATTTGGCCGTGAAGGAATTGCGGCATTTAAAGCTGGAGCGAAGAAGTTAGGGGCAAATATTGTAAACGAGCAATACGCAGATACAAATTCGACTGACTTCACTGCAAATATTCAAAATATCATTAGCTCAAAACCAGATTATTTATTTATCGTTTGGGCAGGGGCAAACTCACCTTGGAAACAGTTAAAAGATATGAATGTGGAAGCGCAAGGTATTAAAATTTCTACAGGTGCACCAGATATACCGGCATTAAAAACGATGGATGCGTTAGTAGGAATGCAAGGGTTTTCTGTTTATTATCATACACTCCCGAAAAATAAGGTGAATGATTGGTTAGTGGAAGAACATAAAAAACGATTTAATGGTGCGGTGCCAGATTTATTTACAGCAGGAGGAATGTCAGCGGCAATTTCAATTGTAGAAGCTTTAAAGAAAACAAAAGGTGATACAGATGTAGATACATTAATTAAGAAAATGGAAGGAATGGAATTTGATACACCGAAAGGAAAGATGAAGTTTAGAGAAAAGGATCACCAAGCGATGCAGACACTGTATTCTATCACATTGAAAAAGCAAGATGGTGTTGATTATCCAGTGCCAGTATTAGAGCGAGAATTAACGATGAAAGAGACAGAACCACCAGTTCAAAATAAATAG
- a CDS encoding 3-oxoacyl-ACP synthase, producing MNIGIEATGVFFPKDVETAADLSKKTGIPEHIIIEKFGLYEKHVADETMHASDLAIAAAKPILLQVDPQSIDVVIYFGSPHKDYHVWSSAPKIQHELGLKNAYAFEIMNVSSCFPIALKVAKDMLYSDNSIENILLVGGCKESQIVDYDNPRSRFMFNFADGGSAALVKKDAKNGEILESAIITDGSFHEDVRIPAGGSKQVASYDTVENRQHYIDVIDPINMKERLDRVSTPNFDKVIREALRKSGYTPKDIKVLLPLHTKRSMLIELIQGLGLAEEQVVYLDHYGHMSALDPCIGLHFANEQGKLQAGDIAVVVSAGTGYTWAATVIRW from the coding sequence ATGAATATTGGGATTGAAGCGACTGGTGTTTTCTTCCCCAAAGACGTAGAGACGGCTGCAGACCTATCTAAAAAAACAGGTATCCCTGAGCACATTATTATAGAAAAGTTTGGATTATATGAAAAACATGTCGCAGATGAAACGATGCATGCATCAGATTTAGCTATTGCTGCTGCAAAGCCAATATTATTACAAGTAGATCCTCAATCTATTGATGTAGTCATTTATTTTGGCAGTCCACATAAAGATTACCACGTATGGTCTAGTGCCCCAAAAATTCAGCATGAACTTGGATTGAAAAATGCTTATGCTTTTGAAATTATGAATGTTAGTTCTTGCTTTCCAATCGCTCTCAAAGTCGCAAAAGACATGCTTTACTCCGATAACTCAATTGAAAATATATTATTAGTAGGTGGATGTAAAGAATCTCAAATTGTAGATTATGATAATCCACGCTCGCGTTTTATGTTTAATTTCGCTGATGGTGGAAGTGCAGCTTTAGTGAAAAAAGACGCTAAAAACGGTGAAATATTAGAAAGTGCGATTATAACGGATGGTTCATTTCATGAAGATGTTCGTATCCCAGCTGGTGGATCGAAGCAGGTTGCGAGCTATGATACAGTTGAGAATCGACAACATTATATTGATGTAATAGATCCTATTAATATGAAAGAACGTTTAGACCGGGTTTCAACTCCTAATTTCGACAAGGTGATTCGGGAGGCGTTAAGAAAAAGTGGATATACTCCTAAAGATATTAAAGTATTGTTACCATTGCATACAAAACGTTCTATGTTAATAGAATTGATACAGGGGCTAGGGCTAGCGGAAGAACAAGTCGTATATTTAGATCATTATGGGCATATGTCAGCGCTTGATCCGTGTATTGGCTTACACTTTGCAAATGAACAAGGAAAATTACAGGCCGGAGATATTGCAGTAGTAGTTAGTGCAGGGACTGGGTATACGTGGGCAGCTACTGTGATTAGGTGGTAG
- a CDS encoding DUF4865 family protein, translating into MIGMQYKVILPKDYDMEIIKKRVKDNGYKTDDFQDLNFKAYLITEAGKDGNFYNCYAPLYIWNGHEGMNKFIFEGYYDNILQSFGWQQINIGVPLVVNVKDDFKKCRYVVEYEGSISQSESLIGTQSTIMDQNVENCLGNVKVYNPDKWGYSQFNFYEEKPDITANKGVTIYEILHISR; encoded by the coding sequence ATGATTGGAATGCAATATAAGGTCATTTTGCCGAAAGATTATGATATGGAGATTATTAAGAAGAGGGTAAAGGATAATGGGTATAAAACTGATGATTTTCAAGACCTAAATTTTAAAGCCTATTTAATTACTGAGGCAGGTAAGGACGGGAATTTCTATAACTGTTATGCACCTTTATATATTTGGAATGGTCATGAAGGGATGAATAAATTCATATTTGAAGGGTATTACGATAATATTTTACAATCGTTTGGGTGGCAACAAATAAATATAGGCGTTCCATTAGTTGTCAATGTAAAGGATGATTTTAAGAAATGTAGATATGTTGTTGAATATGAAGGAAGTATTTCTCAAAGTGAATCATTGATTGGGACTCAATCTACCATTATGGATCAAAATGTAGAAAATTGTTTAGGTAATGTAAAAGTATATAATCCAGATAAGTGGGGATATAGTCAGTTTAATTTTTATGAAGAGAAGCCTGACATTACAGCGAATAAGGGTGTTACAATATATGAGATTTTACACATTTCACGATAA
- a CDS encoding ABC transporter ATP-binding protein: MALLQVNNIETYLDQFHILQGVSLAVEKGTITVLFGRNGAGKTTTLRSVMGFHHIAQGEIYYDSTQVNGLSTHLISRKGIGYVPENQGIFHDLTVEETFALARGKGKEAEEKIEWMLELFPDLKQFWHKKSGLLSGGQKQMLAISRAFINSDGLLLIDEPSKGLSPIMIEKLMIAILKMKEKTTVLLVEQNFMMASQIGDYFYIMDNGRMVHNGFMHELKEDKEMCHKYLGIS, translated from the coding sequence GTGGCACTATTACAAGTGAATAATATAGAGACGTATTTAGATCAGTTTCATATTTTACAAGGGGTATCTCTTGCTGTTGAGAAAGGGACGATTACTGTACTGTTTGGAAGAAATGGTGCAGGAAAGACTACGACATTACGTTCGGTTATGGGATTCCACCATATCGCACAGGGTGAAATTTATTATGATAGTACACAAGTAAATGGACTATCTACACATTTAATTTCAAGAAAAGGAATAGGGTATGTACCAGAAAATCAAGGTATTTTTCACGATCTGACAGTAGAAGAAACATTCGCTCTTGCCAGAGGGAAGGGCAAAGAAGCGGAAGAGAAAATTGAGTGGATGCTTGAACTATTTCCAGATTTAAAGCAGTTTTGGCATAAAAAAAGCGGACTATTAAGCGGAGGACAAAAGCAAATGCTAGCAATTTCAAGAGCATTTATTAATAGTGATGGTTTATTACTTATTGATGAGCCGAGTAAAGGCTTGTCCCCCATAATGATAGAAAAGTTAATGATAGCCATTTTAAAAATGAAGGAGAAAACAACAGTTTTACTCGTTGAACAAAACTTTATGATGGCTAGTCAAATTGGTGATTACTTTTATATTATGGATAACGGAAGAATGGTTCATAACGGTTTTATGCATGAATTAAAAGAGGATAAGGAAATGTGTCACAAATATTTAGGAATCTCTTAA
- a CDS encoding branched-chain amino acid ABC transporter permease yields MDVLINLFVNGISTGMLIFLLASGLSLIFGLMSVLNFAHGGLFAWGAFTGVWLFNMTGSYVLALIGAIAMGMFLGFILERFLIRPVYGNHVRQLLVTLGGMLVLSECIKVFWGPNPIGAKLPLWLQGSFTFEGVILIKYRLFVILIGIIIYVALLVLLKKTKIGLMIRAGVMDKEMVQALGINVKGIFSFVFLLGAGMAALGGFLLAPYSGVIFAEMGMQYAILAFIVVIIGGLGSVQGSAIASLIVGLAGAFTAYFIPDLSLAINMLMLLFFLIVKPNGLVGEKG; encoded by the coding sequence ATGGATGTGTTAATCAATTTATTTGTAAATGGGATTTCAACAGGGATGCTCATTTTTTTATTAGCATCAGGTCTTTCACTTATTTTCGGTTTAATGAGCGTTCTAAACTTCGCACATGGTGGTTTATTTGCGTGGGGAGCGTTTACAGGTGTTTGGCTATTTAATATGACAGGTAGTTATGTATTAGCATTAATTGGAGCAATTGCTATGGGGATGTTTCTTGGATTCATTTTAGAAAGATTCCTTATTAGACCAGTATATGGAAATCATGTTCGCCAGCTTCTTGTGACGCTTGGAGGAATGCTTGTACTTAGTGAATGTATTAAAGTATTTTGGGGACCAAATCCAATTGGGGCAAAGTTACCGTTATGGCTACAAGGAAGTTTTACATTCGAAGGCGTTATATTAATTAAATATCGTCTATTTGTTATTTTAATTGGGATTATTATTTACGTTGCCTTACTAGTATTGCTCAAAAAAACAAAGATAGGTCTTATGATACGCGCAGGTGTAATGGATAAAGAGATGGTTCAAGCGCTCGGTATTAACGTAAAAGGGATATTTTCTTTCGTCTTTTTATTAGGAGCAGGGATGGCAGCGTTGGGAGGTTTCTTATTAGCACCGTATTCAGGTGTTATTTTCGCCGAAATGGGTATGCAGTATGCGATTTTAGCTTTCATAGTAGTAATCATTGGAGGATTAGGAAGCGTACAAGGTTCAGCAATCGCTTCTTTAATTGTCGGATTAGCTGGTGCTTTTACAGCGTATTTTATACCGGATTTATCACTTGCAATCAATATGTTAATGTTACTATTTTTCTTAATAGTGAAGCCAAATGGACTTGTTGGTGAAAAGGGGTGA
- a CDS encoding o-succinylbenzoate--CoA ligase translates to MQGIAYWIEKRAYLHPDRIAIITEEEEMTYKQLHEYVSKVAAYLIYELNVKKGERIAILSQNSLEYIVLLFAIAKVECIAVPLNIRLTENELIFQLKDSGTTVLFVEETFQNMALSMQKVSYVQRVISITSLKEIEDRKIDNFEEINESASFIICYTSGTTGKPKGAVLTQENMFWNALNNTFAIDLTMHDRSIVLLPLFHIGGIGLFAFPTLFAGGVIIIPRKFEPTTALSMIEKHKVTVVMGVPTIHQALINCSKFETTHLQSVRWFYNGGAPCPEELMREFIDRGLLFGQGFGMTETSPTVFMLSEEDARRKVGSIGKPVLFCEYVLVDENKNKVEIGEVGELLIRGPNVMKEYWNRPDATKEAIQDGWLYTGDLARVDEDGFVYIVGRKKEMIISGGENIYPLEVEQVINKLSGVYEVAIVGRQHVKWGEIPIAFIVKKSSSVLTEKEVIEHCCLFLAKYKIPKEIVFLKELPKNATGKIQKAQLANQLKSR, encoded by the coding sequence TGAAAAACGGGCCTATTTACATCCAGATCGCATTGCCATTATTACAGAAGAGGAGGAAATGACATATAAGCAGTTACATGAGTATGTAAGTAAAGTAGCCGCATATTTAATTTACGAATTAAATGTGAAAAAAGGAGAAAGGATAGCTATTTTATCGCAAAATAGCTTGGAATATATTGTGCTTTTGTTTGCTATAGCAAAGGTAGAATGTATTGCTGTTCCACTAAATATACGGTTAACAGAAAATGAGCTTATATTTCAGTTGAAAGATAGTGGAACTACAGTTTTATTTGTAGAGGAAACATTTCAAAATATGGCATTGTCAATGCAGAAGGTATCGTATGTACAAAGAGTTATTTCGATTACAAGTTTAAAAGAAATAGAAGATAGAAAAATTGATAACTTTGAAGAGATAAATGAAAGCGCATCCTTTATTATATGTTATACATCAGGTACAACAGGAAAACCGAAAGGAGCTGTACTTACACAAGAAAATATGTTTTGGAATGCGCTTAATAATACATTTGCGATTGACTTAACTATGCACGACCGCTCTATTGTATTATTACCTTTATTTCATATTGGTGGAATTGGTTTATTCGCATTTCCAACTTTATTTGCAGGCGGTGTAATCATTATTCCGAGAAAATTCGAGCCAACTACAGCTCTTTCCATGATAGAAAAACATAAAGTGACTGTAGTGATGGGAGTACCTACAATTCATCAAGCATTAATAAATTGTTCAAAGTTTGAAACTACACATTTACAATCAGTTCGCTGGTTTTATAACGGTGGTGCCCCATGTCCAGAAGAGTTGATGAGAGAATTTATAGATAGAGGATTATTATTTGGTCAAGGTTTTGGTATGACTGAAACATCACCAACCGTATTTATGCTTTCGGAAGAAGATGCAAGACGTAAAGTAGGCTCAATTGGGAAACCTGTTCTGTTTTGTGAGTATGTACTTGTTGATGAAAATAAAAATAAAGTTGAGATTGGTGAAGTTGGAGAGTTACTTATAAGAGGACCAAATGTAATGAAAGAGTATTGGAATCGGCCAGATGCAACAAAAGAAGCGATTCAAGATGGTTGGTTATATACGGGAGATTTAGCTAGAGTTGATGAAGATGGTTTTGTATACATTGTAGGTAGAAAAAAAGAAATGATAATTTCCGGTGGTGAAAATATTTATCCACTTGAAGTAGAGCAAGTTATTAATAAGCTTTCTGGGGTATATGAGGTAGCGATCGTTGGTAGGCAACATGTAAAGTGGGGAGAGATTCCAATCGCTTTTATTGTGAAAAAGAGTAGCAGTGTATTAACTGAAAAAGAAGTCATTGAGCATTGTTGTTTATTTCTAGCAAAATATAAAATACCGAAAGAGATTGTTTTTCTAAAAGAATTGCCTAAAAATGCAACTGGTAAAATTCAAAAAGCACAGTTAGCAAATCAATTGAAAAGTAGGTGA